A window of the Actinomycetota bacterium genome harbors these coding sequences:
- a CDS encoding type II toxin-antitoxin system prevent-host-death family antitoxin yields the protein MAEVTIRDLRNHGGEVVDRVAAGERVTITRAGKPVAELRPIGRARLSGTAVLERWAHLPKVDPGDLRSDVDRLIDSSL from the coding sequence ATGGCTGAAGTAACGATTCGGGATCTTAGGAACCACGGCGGCGAGGTCGTGGACCGGGTCGCCGCGGGGGAACGGGTCACAATCACCCGGGCCGGCAAGCCGGTTGCAGAGCTTCGGCCGATCGGCCGAGCGCGGCTTAGTGGAACGGCCGTCCTCGAGCGTTGGGCGCACCTACCTAAGGTCGACCCAGGCGATCTACGGTCCGATGTCGACCGGCTGATCGACTCCTCGCTATGA
- a CDS encoding type II toxin-antitoxin system VapC family toxin: protein MKPRQGVGLLDTSTLIFLPQLNDPSSLPAEPVISCITLAELAVGPLVAEGSREQAARQAHLQQAEADFEPLVFDADAARAFGRVSASLRRAGRKTSARAYDAMIAAIAIANGIPVYTCNPDDFAGIEDLELVAIPHPDAARS, encoded by the coding sequence ATGAAACCCCGGCAGGGTGTCGGACTGCTCGACACCAGCACCTTGATCTTCCTACCTCAGCTCAACGATCCCTCGTCACTGCCCGCCGAGCCGGTTATCTCATGCATCACGCTCGCCGAGTTGGCAGTTGGACCGCTGGTGGCCGAAGGCTCCCGCGAGCAGGCCGCTCGCCAAGCCCATCTTCAGCAGGCCGAGGCTGATTTCGAGCCGCTGGTGTTCGATGCCGATGCGGCGCGGGCCTTCGGCCGGGTGTCAGCTTCGCTTAGGCGGGCGGGACGCAAGACCTCAGCACGGGCGTACGACGCGATGATAGCCGCCATCGCGATCGCCAACGGCATTCCGGTATACACCTGCAACCCGGACGATTTCGCAGGCATCGAAGACCTCGAGTTAGTGGCCATTCCGCACCCGGACGCCGCGCGGAGCTAA
- a CDS encoding TetR/AcrR family transcriptional regulator: MPKERAQPVLKVVGGEDLPASTKDRIVDAAFSTLKEEGFAGTSARAIARRGGFNQALIFYHFGTLNDLLLATLDKTSADRMSRYRDSIGKAKSVDDKIQTATRLYREDLVSGHITVISEMVAGSLARPDLGPEVVARMEPWIAFTEGVISDLVTGSIFESAVNPRTLAFAVVALYLGVDLLSHLDQDKSRAEALFQLVGTMGPFLAPIFGND; the protein is encoded by the coding sequence GTGCCTAAGGAGCGAGCTCAACCGGTTCTGAAGGTCGTCGGCGGCGAAGACCTGCCCGCCTCGACCAAGGACCGCATCGTCGACGCAGCCTTCTCCACGCTCAAGGAGGAGGGCTTTGCCGGCACCAGCGCCCGCGCGATCGCCCGCCGCGGAGGGTTCAACCAGGCCCTGATCTTCTACCACTTCGGCACTCTCAACGACCTGCTTCTGGCGACCCTGGACAAGACCAGCGCCGATCGCATGAGCCGGTACCGCGACTCCATCGGCAAGGCAAAAAGTGTCGACGACAAGATCCAGACCGCCACCCGCCTCTACCGGGAGGACCTGGTCTCGGGCCACATCACCGTGATCTCGGAGATGGTCGCCGGCAGCCTGGCCCGCCCCGACCTGGGGCCCGAGGTGGTTGCCCGGATGGAGCCGTGGATCGCCTTCACCGAAGGAGTGATCTCCGACCTGGTCACCGGGTCGATCTTTGAGAGCGCCGTCAACCCGAGGACCCTAGCATTTGCCGTGGTCGCCCTCTACCTGGGGGTCGACCTTCTCTCTCACCTGGACCAGGACAAGTCACGGGCCGAGGCGCTTTTCCAGCTGGTGGGCACCATGGGCCCGTTTCTGGCTCCCATCTTTGGGAATGACTAG
- a CDS encoding DUF4193 family protein, protein MSVNEIDEPGEDEEDDEEDVPLAAEEEASFDEFLSKAAKETTDSEEEEETLLDLTREERLESLSIRAAPKQPNEFVCTSCRLVKHESQLADAKRELCRDCV, encoded by the coding sequence ATGAGCGTAAACGAAATCGATGAACCCGGCGAAGACGAAGAAGACGACGAAGAAGACGTTCCCTTAGCCGCTGAAGAGGAAGCAAGCTTCGACGAGTTCCTTTCGAAGGCAGCCAAGGAAACCACCGACTCCGAAGAGGAGGAGGAGACTCTTCTCGATCTGACCCGTGAGGAGCGGCTGGAGTCACTTTCCATTCGAGCGGCTCCCAAGCAGCCGAATGAATTTGTATGCACTTCCTGCCGCCTGGTGAAACACGAGAGCCAGCTCGCCGACGCCAAGCGTGAGCTCTGTCGCGACTGCGTCTAA
- the lnt gene encoding apolipoprotein N-acyltransferase produces MSSVATASNRTDEPPAATGKRLTDTGKLTSVPAGLLAGALSGGLCFLAFPPVDAWVLAPVALIPLAIHFSLAGRGAVAASGAAFGLVFNGLLLYWIRLFGPAPYVALTIVQTLWIVAALLLGVLVRDRMPERLRILALPLVFLLQEFFRSQMPWGGFAWGGLGYTQHNNLPALKLAAYTGVWGLSLAVALVNCLLAWAFMNYRTDRKRALAFVGGVVALALLPGLLPVSSPAGETAKIAMVQGNVPRNTLDPNSDDDIVVDNHLRLTEELDDADLVVWPEGAFDVDPLTRPDYRETLLGAVERQESPFLVGAILGSGTDDVRNSSLFINADGTPGDSYTKQRLVPFGEFVPLRSFLQPKFEEINRIPVDLSAGTEATVFEIPQGKFASVICYESTYADLVRTFVNRGARMLVVSTNFSSFDLSAASAQHVAFSQLRAAEQRMWVAHASISGISAVVDPQGRVLETTNLFEPAVLTPTVRFATTTTPYAKLGDWVPWGAVLAVIGSLVAPFFRRRPKPES; encoded by the coding sequence GTGAGCTCTGTCGCGACTGCGTCTAACCGGACGGACGAACCTCCGGCGGCGACCGGCAAACGTCTCACCGACACCGGCAAGCTAACAAGCGTTCCCGCAGGTCTGCTGGCGGGCGCCCTATCAGGTGGGTTGTGTTTCCTGGCCTTCCCACCGGTCGATGCGTGGGTCCTGGCTCCCGTTGCCCTGATCCCGCTCGCCATCCACTTCTCGCTGGCGGGGAGGGGAGCGGTGGCGGCTTCCGGGGCGGCTTTCGGCCTGGTCTTCAACGGCCTGCTGCTCTACTGGATCCGCCTTTTCGGGCCGGCTCCCTACGTCGCGTTGACCATCGTCCAGACCCTCTGGATAGTCGCCGCCCTTCTGCTCGGCGTGCTGGTGCGGGACCGGATGCCCGAGCGGCTTCGCATCCTCGCGCTGCCGCTGGTCTTCTTGCTGCAGGAGTTCTTCCGATCGCAGATGCCGTGGGGCGGGTTCGCCTGGGGAGGGCTCGGCTACACCCAGCACAACAACCTGCCTGCGCTGAAGTTGGCGGCCTACACCGGCGTGTGGGGGCTCAGCCTCGCCGTCGCTTTGGTCAACTGCCTGCTTGCGTGGGCCTTCATGAACTATCGCACCGACCGGAAACGGGCGCTGGCTTTCGTGGGGGGAGTGGTGGCGCTTGCCCTGCTTCCCGGCCTGCTGCCGGTGTCGTCACCCGCAGGCGAGACCGCAAAGATCGCCATGGTGCAGGGCAACGTACCGCGCAACACCCTCGACCCGAACTCGGACGACGACATCGTCGTCGACAACCACCTGCGGCTGACCGAGGAGCTCGACGACGCCGACCTGGTCGTGTGGCCCGAGGGAGCCTTCGACGTGGACCCGCTGACGCGCCCCGATTACCGGGAGACACTTCTGGGCGCAGTCGAGCGGCAGGAGTCGCCGTTTCTCGTCGGCGCGATCCTCGGCTCCGGTACGGACGACGTGCGCAACAGCAGCCTCTTCATCAATGCCGACGGCACGCCGGGGGACTCCTACACCAAACAGCGCCTGGTTCCATTCGGCGAGTTCGTGCCGCTGAGGAGCTTCCTGCAGCCCAAGTTCGAGGAGATCAACCGCATCCCAGTCGACCTGTCGGCGGGTACCGAGGCAACCGTCTTCGAGATCCCCCAGGGCAAGTTCGCCTCGGTGATCTGCTACGAGTCGACCTACGCCGACCTGGTGCGCACCTTCGTCAACCGGGGCGCCCGCATGCTGGTGGTCTCGACGAACTTCAGCTCGTTCGACCTGAGCGCCGCCAGCGCCCAGCACGTCGCGTTCAGCCAGCTGCGGGCGGCGGAGCAGCGGATGTGGGTGGCGCACGCGTCGATCAGCGGCATATCGGCGGTGGTGGACCCGCAGGGGCGGGTGCTGGAGACCACAAACCTGTTCGAGCCGGCCGTGCTTACGCCGACGGTGCGGTTCGCCACCACGACAACGCCGTACGCGAAGCTCGGGGACTGGGTGCCGTGGGGGGCCGTTCTCGCAGTCATCGGCTCCCTGGTGGCGCCGTTCTTCCGCCGGCGGCCGAAACCGGAGAGCTAA
- a CDS encoding LON peptidase substrate-binding domain-containing protein translates to MPEIGLFPLGLVLLPGERVPLHIFEERYKELINECLDTESEFGIVLLNSRGTRDVGTRAEVVEVLERYDDGQLDIVVQGTDRFTLLDVRSERSFLTADVSPVEDDTPLPPDSEYEACLAEYRRVMVATGVEFDEPSPDHRGLAFALASRFHMGIDVKQELLEMRSESDRLNRVKELLEASAAAIRKQAVEKRASTNGKVDRIGPLGPH, encoded by the coding sequence ATGCCTGAGATCGGTTTGTTTCCCCTGGGCCTGGTGCTCCTCCCGGGAGAGCGGGTTCCCCTCCACATCTTCGAGGAGCGGTACAAGGAGCTCATCAACGAGTGCCTGGACACCGAGTCCGAGTTCGGCATCGTCCTGCTCAACAGCCGCGGGACCCGGGACGTCGGGACCAGGGCCGAGGTGGTCGAGGTCCTCGAGCGCTACGACGACGGGCAGCTCGACATCGTAGTCCAGGGGACCGACCGCTTCACCCTGCTGGACGTCCGGTCAGAGCGTTCATTCCTGACCGCCGATGTCTCCCCCGTCGAGGACGACACTCCCCTCCCCCCGGACTCCGAGTACGAGGCATGCCTGGCCGAGTATCGCCGGGTGATGGTCGCCACCGGAGTCGAGTTCGACGAGCCTTCCCCCGACCACCGCGGCCTGGCCTTCGCCCTGGCCTCCAGGTTCCACATGGGGATCGACGTCAAGCAGGAGCTTTTGGAGATGCGTTCCGAGTCGGACCGGTTGAACCGGGTGAAGGAGCTTCTGGAGGCTTCGGCTGCGGCCATCCGCAAGCAGGCGGTCGAGAAGAGGGCGTCAACCAACGGCAAGGTGGACCGCATCGGGCCGCTGGGGCCGCATTAG